Proteins encoded by one window of Swingsia samuiensis:
- a CDS encoding cation diffusion facilitator family transporter: MNTSRIKIARASIGVSLVCLSIKYSAYFVSNSDALLSDAIETILNVIAAIGTLWALSIAVLPADDNHPYGHGKAEYLSAVIEGVLVVLTALGILIIAIQDWMHPHPVKAPFFGIALNALAGCINLIWARTLISFGKRNSSQALLAAGEHVQSDVWTTVALVLGVSLIPLIHWDKLDSVLSGLVALNVLYTGFSMMSRSMSGLMDEAPEPKCVDNVRAIISKSGTGALEAHDLRIRKVGTLYFVEFHLVVPSEMSVHDAHVICDDIEAAIRENLGRSSIHIHVEPADKAKHSGVLVLS, translated from the coding sequence ATGAATACGTCTCGTATAAAAATTGCCCGTGCATCTATTGGCGTCAGCCTTGTGTGCCTCTCAATTAAATATAGTGCTTATTTCGTTTCCAATTCGGATGCGTTGCTTTCTGATGCCATCGAGACGATTCTAAACGTAATTGCTGCAATAGGCACGCTTTGGGCTCTCTCCATTGCTGTTCTTCCTGCTGATGACAATCATCCTTATGGCCACGGTAAAGCAGAATATCTATCTGCCGTTATTGAAGGTGTTTTGGTTGTTTTAACAGCTCTTGGTATCCTCATTATTGCCATTCAAGACTGGATGCATCCTCATCCTGTCAAAGCTCCTTTCTTTGGAATTGCCCTTAATGCTCTCGCGGGATGCATCAATCTGATCTGGGCACGCACTCTGATCAGCTTTGGAAAGCGGAACTCATCTCAAGCCCTTTTGGCGGCGGGTGAGCATGTTCAATCTGATGTTTGGACGACTGTTGCTCTCGTTCTCGGGGTTTCCCTCATCCCCCTTATTCATTGGGACAAGCTTGACTCTGTTTTATCGGGGCTTGTTGCTCTCAATGTTCTTTATACAGGTTTTTCCATGATGAGCCGCTCCATGTCAGGCTTAATGGATGAAGCTCCTGAACCAAAATGCGTTGACAATGTGCGAGCCATTATTTCCAAAAGCGGCACCGGCGCGCTTGAGGCACATGACCTCAGAATACGTAAAGTCGGCACTCTCTATTTTGTTGAGTTTCACCTCGTTGTCCCAAGCGAAATGAGCGTTCATGATGCACACGTTATTTGCGATGATATCGAAGCAGCCATTCGTGAAAACCTAGGACGATCTTCCATCCACATTCATGTTGAACCCGCAGATAAAGCAAAACATTCAGGCGTTCTCGTTCTTTCCTAA
- a CDS encoding MFS transporter, with protein MTATPSTSSKGNSFKALLPFWQVTFASFLGWFLDAFDQTSLMFTLPDIAKDLGCTLSALGVALIAQSWGRAIGNTGWGWLADRYGRRMAFMTGVIWFGVFSAMTGLSHSLLMLVCVQFMFGIGFGGEWTASASLLMESVPAWTRPMASALMMSGYEIGYFAAAAAQAFILPHYGWRVLFFIGIAPALLAIFIRIGVPESPVWLKNKALQQQNPTHTKQQFSFKFTPAALQAIFFMTFLEFQKAAIYTFYPTILRGSHHLTPQQIFLPIAIYCAGSFIGKIVCGWLAEIFGDTKVMLSAIGIVILTIWPFLSAHSWNMLLCAAFIMGAAASGVFALVPYYLAQRFPSETRSFGMGLGYALGSIGQGIAGWIIPFIGRTPTTLPLTAEAFVISSSLITTGIGMIKPKELPGQIMEGDEKSTAP; from the coding sequence ATGACGGCAACTCCTTCCACTTCTTCCAAGGGAAATTCTTTTAAGGCCCTTCTTCCCTTCTGGCAGGTCACTTTTGCCTCTTTCTTGGGATGGTTTCTTGATGCCTTTGATCAAACGTCCCTCATGTTCACGTTGCCTGATATTGCCAAAGACCTAGGATGCACTCTTTCCGCCTTGGGAGTGGCACTCATCGCCCAGTCATGGGGGCGCGCAATTGGTAATACGGGCTGGGGCTGGCTTGCCGATCGCTATGGCCGACGTATGGCTTTTATGACTGGAGTGATCTGGTTTGGTGTGTTTTCAGCCATGACCGGCCTATCACACAGCCTTCTTATGCTCGTCTGCGTACAATTTATGTTCGGAATTGGATTTGGCGGGGAATGGACCGCCTCAGCAAGCCTCCTCATGGAAAGTGTCCCTGCGTGGACACGTCCCATGGCTTCGGCTCTCATGATGTCAGGTTATGAAATAGGATATTTTGCCGCTGCGGCGGCTCAGGCTTTTATACTTCCTCATTATGGATGGCGCGTTCTTTTCTTTATTGGTATCGCCCCGGCTTTACTTGCTATTTTCATCCGTATCGGGGTACCAGAAAGCCCCGTTTGGCTAAAAAACAAGGCTCTACAGCAGCAAAACCCAACACACACGAAACAACAGTTTTCTTTCAAATTTACACCGGCAGCCTTACAAGCCATCTTTTTCATGACCTTTCTTGAGTTCCAAAAGGCAGCAATTTATACTTTTTATCCAACTATTTTACGTGGAAGCCACCACCTCACCCCACAGCAAATATTCTTACCAATCGCTATTTACTGTGCCGGGTCTTTTATTGGAAAAATTGTGTGCGGATGGTTGGCAGAAATCTTTGGAGATACCAAAGTTATGCTGAGCGCAATCGGCATTGTGATCCTCACCATATGGCCGTTTCTAAGTGCTCACTCTTGGAACATGCTTTTATGCGCCGCTTTCATTATGGGAGCAGCAGCTTCAGGCGTATTCGCTCTGGTGCCATACTATCTAGCCCAGCGTTTTCCATCTGAAACACGTAGCTTCGGAATGGGCTTAGGGTATGCCTTAGGCTCCATTGGGCAAGGGATAGCGGGATGGATTATTCCCTTTATCGGCCGGACACCGACAACACTCCCTCTTACAGCAGAAGCTTTCGTTATTAGCTCAAGTCTTATCACTACCGGTATCGGGATGATAAAACCAAAAGAGCTTCCCGGCCAGATCATGGAAGGGGATGAAAAGAGCACAGCGCCTTAA
- a CDS encoding acid phosphatase: protein MKSFLHASFLIGFGLALPICAVAHDIQDSFPKNTAPDARIILPSPPSPGSSAQADDDQVFRATRKLQNTPRWYLAQRDAELDSVHLVDDFSCAVGFKLDVKQAPHLEHLLHMMDKTVEHRTSEAKHYWHRARPFVGTDLPVCTSKEGLGFHSSYPSGHTTAGYGMALVLAHIYPERAAEILQRGRIFGESRIVCGVHWKTDVEAGFLNASAQMDVLLSRPEIQDDLTQARQEVLAMKNQAISPDAGECAVQADAAAHSLLSQY, encoded by the coding sequence ATGAAATCTTTTTTGCATGCTTCTTTTTTAATCGGCTTCGGATTGGCGTTGCCAATTTGTGCTGTAGCGCACGATATTCAGGATAGTTTTCCCAAAAATACAGCCCCGGATGCGCGTATTATTTTGCCTTCCCCTCCTTCGCCGGGAAGTAGTGCGCAAGCGGACGATGATCAGGTGTTTCGTGCAACACGAAAGCTTCAAAATACACCACGCTGGTATTTGGCACAGCGAGATGCTGAATTAGATTCGGTGCACTTGGTGGATGATTTTTCTTGTGCTGTTGGGTTTAAATTGGATGTAAAACAAGCACCACATTTGGAGCATCTTTTGCATATGATGGACAAGACTGTTGAGCATAGGACGTCTGAAGCAAAGCATTACTGGCATAGAGCAAGACCGTTTGTTGGAACAGATTTGCCAGTATGTACTTCAAAAGAAGGGCTGGGCTTTCATTCGTCTTATCCATCTGGGCATACCACTGCAGGATATGGGATGGCATTAGTTCTAGCTCATATTTACCCAGAACGTGCAGCAGAGATATTGCAACGAGGGCGTATTTTTGGAGAAAGTCGTATTGTCTGCGGCGTGCATTGGAAAACGGATGTTGAAGCCGGGTTTTTGAACGCATCTGCACAAATGGATGTGTTATTATCACGTCCTGAAATACAAGATGATTTAACGCAGGCGCGTCAGGAAGTTCTGGCGATGAAAAATCAGGCGATTTCACCAGATGCTGGAGAGTGTGCCGTCCAAGCAGACGCAGCTGCCCATTCTCTTTTATCGCAATACTAA
- a CDS encoding WD40 repeat domain-containing protein has product MIDHHELIADRGAERRFDSPVVQVVSSRDGKTFAAATADGELILIPRDELRNPDAWKVVEGHDGTLSLAQDCLENAFLTGGEDGKLLRTYADGRVDVLHEGKRWIECLASTTTHFAFSSGKQLELRKASEAHQTLKVLEHPSTVTGVVFDGKGKRVAASHYNGASMWFVQAKVDTVRPFEWKGSHIGIAIHPGGDALVTSMQENELHGWRLSDGHNMRMSGYPKQVHSMGFTRNGKWLATSGADAIILWPFFGGGPMGKPPVELARLPSLFVSAVCPNPKEDIVAAGFEDGTVLLAEIGGDDQRVLPLCSGQVKARGKVSSLAFTPQGGALIFGTEDGIVGVMDLSSQG; this is encoded by the coding sequence ATGATAGATCATCATGAACTGATCGCAGATCGTGGGGCAGAGCGTCGTTTTGATAGCCCCGTTGTGCAGGTGGTTTCATCCCGTGATGGCAAGACATTTGCTGCGGCGACAGCGGATGGAGAGTTGATTCTTATTCCAAGGGATGAATTAAGAAATCCAGACGCATGGAAGGTTGTTGAAGGGCATGATGGGACGTTAAGCCTTGCTCAGGATTGTCTTGAAAATGCATTTTTGACGGGCGGAGAAGATGGCAAGCTTTTGCGCACATATGCCGATGGGCGTGTGGATGTTCTGCATGAAGGCAAGCGTTGGATTGAATGCCTTGCTTCAACGACGACGCATTTTGCGTTTTCATCAGGAAAGCAGCTTGAATTACGTAAAGCTTCAGAGGCACACCAGACACTGAAAGTTCTGGAGCATCCTTCTACGGTCACGGGTGTGGTGTTTGATGGGAAAGGTAAGCGTGTTGCTGCGTCCCATTATAATGGCGCATCTATGTGGTTCGTACAGGCCAAGGTGGATACGGTACGGCCGTTTGAATGGAAAGGCAGTCATATTGGGATTGCTATTCATCCAGGTGGCGACGCTTTAGTGACATCCATGCAGGAGAATGAGCTGCATGGGTGGCGCCTATCGGATGGGCATAACATGCGTATGAGTGGCTATCCCAAGCAGGTGCATTCGATGGGCTTTACCCGTAATGGCAAATGGCTTGCGACATCAGGCGCAGATGCCATTATTCTCTGGCCGTTCTTTGGTGGTGGGCCGATGGGAAAGCCGCCAGTGGAATTGGCGCGTCTACCGAGTTTGTTTGTGAGTGCAGTTTGTCCAAACCCGAAAGAAGATATCGTAGCCGCTGGGTTTGAAGATGGAACTGTTCTGCTTGCAGAAATCGGCGGGGATGATCAGCGTGTTTTGCCGCTGTGCTCTGGGCAGGTTAAAGCGAGAGGGAAAGTATCGTCCTTAGCATTTACCCCTCAAGGGGGGGCACTGATTTTTGGCACGGAAGATGGAATTGTTGGTGTGATGGATTTATCCTCACAAGGATGA
- a CDS encoding NAD(P)/FAD-dependent oxidoreductase — MIRITELRLPIEHTQEDLERAILARLGLEEKQLKEFQIARRGYDARKRGQIVLVYNVDCLLSDEMQARVLEQYKDDQHVRLKPDTTYQLPIAQLPQGSPRPVVIGAGPCGLMAALTLAQIGLKPIIIERGKDVRSRTVDTFALWRKSVLTPESNVQFGEGGAGTFSDGKLYSGVSDPRHLGRRVLEEFVRAGAPEEILYLSKPHIGTFRLVSMVMFIREEIERLGGEYRFETRVDGLDLEGSGHDRRVKALHLSTGETLPAERVVLAVGHSARDTFEVLRNLDVAMEAKPFSIGVRIEHPQSVIDTARFGSYAGHELLGAADYKLVHHASNGRAVYSFCMCPGGQVVAATSEEGQVVTNGMSQYSRAERNANSGIVVEVKPEQDFPEDILGGMAFQRKWEKAAFIAGGSDYRAPAQRVEDFLAGRASVELGSVVPSYKPGVKPANLAECLPEFVTEAIREALPRFERKLKGFSMGDAVMTGVETRTSSPIRLARDGDGQSPTVRGLFPAGEGAGYAGGILSAGIDGIRVAEWLAESL, encoded by the coding sequence ATGATACGCATCACAGAGCTGCGTCTGCCGATAGAGCATACACAGGAGGATCTAGAGCGAGCGATTTTGGCACGTCTGGGGCTTGAAGAGAAACAATTAAAAGAGTTCCAGATCGCTCGCCGTGGGTATGATGCACGTAAACGTGGGCAGATTGTACTGGTCTATAACGTTGATTGTCTTTTAAGCGATGAAATGCAAGCTCGTGTGCTGGAGCAGTATAAGGACGATCAGCATGTGCGGCTTAAGCCAGACACAACGTATCAGCTGCCGATAGCGCAATTGCCACAAGGGAGCCCTCGGCCTGTTGTTATTGGTGCGGGGCCATGTGGCTTGATGGCTGCTCTTACATTGGCGCAAATAGGGCTAAAACCTATTATTATTGAGCGTGGCAAAGATGTCCGCTCACGCACAGTCGATACTTTTGCCTTATGGCGTAAGTCCGTTTTAACTCCTGAAAGTAATGTGCAATTTGGAGAAGGTGGCGCAGGAACTTTCTCTGATGGGAAATTATATTCTGGCGTATCAGATCCAAGGCATTTGGGGCGGAGGGTGCTGGAAGAGTTTGTGAGAGCCGGTGCCCCTGAAGAAATTCTGTATCTTTCCAAACCGCATATAGGAACCTTTCGTCTCGTTTCGATGGTTATGTTTATACGAGAAGAAATTGAACGTTTGGGTGGAGAATATCGATTTGAAACCCGGGTTGATGGGTTGGACCTTGAAGGGAGTGGTCATGACCGCCGAGTGAAGGCCCTTCATCTTTCTACGGGCGAAACCTTACCAGCCGAGCGTGTGGTGCTTGCTGTTGGGCATTCTGCACGTGACACATTTGAAGTTTTGCGAAACTTAGATGTCGCAATGGAGGCTAAACCGTTTTCCATTGGTGTGCGGATTGAGCATCCACAATCAGTGATTGATACCGCACGGTTTGGTTCGTACGCTGGGCATGAGTTGTTAGGAGCAGCAGATTATAAATTGGTGCATCATGCATCAAACGGACGTGCTGTTTATTCATTTTGTATGTGCCCCGGAGGGCAAGTTGTAGCGGCAACGTCTGAAGAAGGGCAGGTTGTTACAAATGGGATGAGCCAATATTCGCGGGCAGAACGTAATGCGAATAGTGGAATTGTGGTTGAAGTTAAACCAGAGCAGGACTTCCCAGAGGATATTTTGGGAGGAATGGCATTTCAACGGAAATGGGAAAAAGCAGCCTTTATCGCAGGGGGAAGCGATTATCGCGCTCCAGCACAGCGTGTGGAGGATTTTTTAGCTGGGCGTGCCTCTGTTGAATTGGGAAGCGTTGTGCCGTCCTATAAACCTGGCGTGAAGCCAGCCAATCTGGCTGAGTGTTTGCCGGAGTTTGTTACGGAAGCCATTCGAGAGGCTTTACCTCGGTTTGAAAGAAAGCTGAAAGGCTTTTCAATGGGTGATGCCGTAATGACAGGGGTTGAAACCCGGACGTCATCTCCTATTCGTTTGGCACGGGACGGGGATGGGCAAAGCCCAACCGTCAGAGGGCTTTTCCCCGCAGGGGAAGGTGCGGGGTATGCTGGGGGAATTCTTTCTGCTGGTATTGATGGGATTAGAGTAGCGGAATGGCTGGCAGAGTCTCTTTAA
- a CDS encoding SelT/SelW/SelH family protein — protein MDHQPELTNRPRIAIHYCTQCNWLMRSTWMAQELLSTFGEGLGEVVLIPSTGGMFEVYANNILVWERKRDDGFPSPKELKRRVRDIIAPTKPLGHIDRVDQKEKVSL, from the coding sequence ATGGATCATCAACCAGAACTCACCAACCGTCCTCGTATTGCTATTCATTATTGCACTCAATGTAACTGGCTTATGCGATCCACTTGGATGGCACAGGAGCTTCTGTCTACTTTTGGAGAGGGGTTGGGCGAGGTTGTCCTTATCCCCTCAACAGGCGGAATGTTTGAAGTTTATGCCAATAATATTTTGGTGTGGGAACGTAAACGAGATGATGGTTTCCCCAGCCCAAAAGAATTAAAACGACGTGTGCGTGATATTATCGCACCGACAAAGCCTCTTGGTCATATCGATCGCGTAGATCAGAAAGAGAAAGTCTCCCTCTGA
- a CDS encoding TIGR00645 family protein, giving the protein MTTSHSPSEKSTTSNPRTRRLEKTLERAFFATRWIVAPLYFGLSVGLVLVAFKFFQHLIRLVIKSIGLDFDDVFVGVLDLIDLVLLANLLLIVMFSGYENFVSRLDIRQHEDYPAWIGHITFGDIKIKLMASIVAMSAIHVLADFIRVDETSTRSLEWSVGIHLCFVVSGLLLAIMDRIMEGSMTGPKAENAENGDEIKGAHRYKPKGVNDEIKAQEEESAKEEHSE; this is encoded by the coding sequence ATGACGACATCTCATTCTCCATCAGAAAAATCTACAACATCAAACCCTCGGACCCGGCGTTTGGAAAAAACGCTGGAGCGGGCTTTTTTTGCAACACGTTGGATTGTTGCTCCGCTTTATTTTGGTTTGAGTGTTGGGCTAGTTCTTGTTGCGTTTAAGTTTTTCCAACACCTGATTAGGCTGGTTATCAAATCCATTGGGTTGGATTTTGACGATGTGTTTGTTGGTGTGCTGGATCTGATTGATCTGGTTCTTTTAGCAAATCTGTTACTGATTGTTATGTTCTCGGGGTATGAAAACTTCGTATCACGGCTCGATATTCGGCAACATGAAGATTATCCCGCGTGGATAGGGCATATCACGTTTGGGGATATTAAGATCAAGCTGATGGCCTCTATTGTCGCGATGTCCGCGATACATGTGTTAGCTGATTTTATTCGGGTAGACGAAACATCCACGCGTTCTTTGGAATGGAGCGTTGGCATCCATTTGTGTTTTGTCGTGTCAGGCCTTCTTCTGGCGATTATGGACCGTATTATGGAAGGTTCTATGACCGGGCCAAAGGCGGAGAATGCGGAGAATGGTGACGAAATAAAAGGGGCTCATCGCTATAAGCCTAAAGGCGTTAATGATGAGATTAAGGCCCAAGAAGAGGAAAGCGCTAAGGAAGAGCATAGCGAATGA
- a CDS encoding CobW family GTP-binding protein — MSGNHETDRTGIVPVTVLTGFLGAGKTTLLNHILTAEHGKKYAVVVNEFGELGIDNDLVVDADEEVFEMNNGCICCTVRGDLIRILGKLLRRRGRFDGIIVETTGLADPAPVAQTFFVDENVREKARLDAVVTVVDAFNVMQTLDESPEAVNQIAFADVIVLNKVDLADAERCKEIVDRIRKINAVAEIHEAQHGGIQKLADILDRGGFDLKRALTTMPDFLESDHHSHEEGITSISLSVSEPLDQQRFQAWIGAILQEQGPDILRSKGILHFKDHDQRFAFQAVHMMADGDFIGPYREGESKDSRLVFIGRNLNRPRLRRGFESCIA; from the coding sequence ATGTCAGGTAATCATGAAACGGATCGTACGGGGATTGTTCCTGTAACGGTTTTGACAGGTTTTCTCGGAGCTGGGAAAACAACGTTATTGAACCATATTTTAACAGCTGAACATGGCAAAAAATATGCTGTGGTTGTGAATGAATTTGGTGAATTAGGCATTGATAATGACCTCGTTGTGGATGCAGACGAGGAAGTGTTTGAAATGAATAACGGCTGTATTTGCTGTACAGTCCGTGGTGATTTGATCCGTATTTTAGGAAAGCTTTTGCGCCGCCGTGGTCGGTTTGATGGGATCATTGTTGAGACGACGGGGCTGGCTGATCCTGCCCCTGTGGCTCAAACATTCTTTGTGGATGAGAATGTACGTGAAAAGGCACGGCTTGATGCGGTTGTAACCGTTGTTGATGCGTTTAATGTGATGCAGACGTTAGATGAAAGCCCTGAGGCCGTTAATCAGATTGCGTTTGCTGATGTAATCGTACTGAATAAAGTCGATTTGGCAGATGCTGAACGGTGTAAGGAAATTGTGGATCGTATCCGCAAAATAAATGCTGTGGCAGAAATTCATGAAGCGCAGCACGGCGGTATTCAGAAACTAGCGGATATTTTGGATCGTGGTGGGTTTGACCTCAAACGCGCTTTAACGACCATGCCTGACTTTTTAGAAAGTGATCATCACTCTCATGAAGAGGGGATTACGAGTATTTCACTTTCTGTAAGTGAGCCTCTCGATCAGCAGCGTTTTCAAGCATGGATAGGAGCGATTTTACAGGAACAAGGGCCTGATATTTTACGCTCTAAAGGGATTTTGCATTTTAAAGACCATGATCAGCGGTTTGCTTTTCAGGCGGTGCATATGATGGCGGATGGAGATTTTATTGGCCCGTATCGTGAAGGGGAAAGTAAAGATTCACGTTTGGTCTTTATCGGTCGGAATTTGAATCGTCCTCGTTTACGTCGTGGCTTTGAAAGTTGTATCGCATGA
- a CDS encoding cation diffusion facilitator family transporter gives MSDHNHLHSDHDHHDHGHDHHHNHNDHDHHHGFGFGHQHTHAPANFGKAFALGITLNTLYIGAEVFWGIWAHSLSLLADAGHNLSDVLGLGAAWLAETLARRAPTTRFTYGLRRSTILAALINATILLLVTGGIIWEACIRLFSHTPVQGTAVSWVAFIGILVNGLTALLFMRGASKDLNIRGAFLHMASDAVMSLAVVIAGIIIAWTGFAIIDPIVSLVVSLSIVIGTWSLMRSSLELSLDAVPQGISPEEVRTALLSISHVTGLHHLHIWAMSTTETALTVHLTSNATSSHDTRQILTEATLLLRSKFNISHPTFQIETSVSTDCVEQKTCC, from the coding sequence ATGTCTGACCACAACCATCTCCACTCCGACCATGACCACCATGATCATGGGCACGACCACCATCATAATCATAACGATCATGATCATCACCATGGATTTGGGTTTGGCCATCAACATACACATGCCCCCGCTAACTTTGGTAAAGCTTTTGCTCTCGGGATTACCCTCAACACGCTCTATATTGGCGCAGAAGTCTTTTGGGGCATTTGGGCGCACTCGCTCTCATTGCTAGCCGATGCAGGGCATAATTTGTCTGACGTCCTCGGTTTAGGAGCTGCTTGGCTGGCTGAAACGCTTGCTCGCCGAGCCCCAACTACACGCTTTACCTATGGGCTGCGCCGCTCTACCATTCTAGCTGCCCTTATTAATGCGACTATTCTTCTCCTTGTAACAGGCGGAATTATTTGGGAAGCCTGCATCCGTTTATTCTCACACACCCCTGTTCAAGGAACGGCTGTCAGTTGGGTGGCATTCATCGGTATTCTCGTCAACGGCCTCACAGCTCTTCTTTTCATGCGGGGAGCCTCCAAGGATCTCAACATCAGAGGGGCTTTTCTACATATGGCCTCTGATGCCGTTATGTCTCTTGCCGTTGTTATCGCCGGGATCATTATTGCATGGACAGGTTTTGCAATCATCGACCCGATTGTCAGTTTAGTTGTTTCGCTTTCCATTGTTATTGGCACATGGTCTCTCATGAGAAGTTCTCTTGAACTTTCATTAGATGCTGTCCCTCAAGGCATTTCTCCAGAAGAAGTCAGAACAGCTCTTCTCAGCATTTCTCATGTTACGGGTTTACATCACCTCCATATATGGGCCATGAGCACCACTGAAACGGCATTAACAGTTCATCTCACGAGCAATGCTACAAGCTCACACGATACCCGTCAGATCCTAACGGAAGCCACGCTTTTACTTCGGAGCAAATTCAATATCTCTCATCCCACGTTTCAGATTGAAACCAGCGTTTCAACTGACTGCGTAGAACAAAAGACCTGTTGCTAA
- a CDS encoding chloride channel protein: MADTQPPSATELNAPHKERPSRHALRHKDRIHYLRRSARRTTNQWRRSITYWIGAILIGVIAVLFAQMGDKAADLRTEIINWHPWAMLFVAPLGMAFITWMTRSVFKGSQGSGIPQTIATLHISNYTLVDRILSLKISVGKILLTCLGLICGASIGREGPSVQVGASIMHAFSRLLGQSNVAAKRSMILAGGAAGMAAAFNTPLAGIVFAIEELSHSFEQRTSGSTLTIVVVSGVTAIALVGNYTYFGRADVDIPVGTAWIAVLTCGILGGLAGGSFAALVIRISKGLPGFLGRFSKNKPVLFSAACGLLIAIFGLISHGTTYGTGYQQARGIFSGHDHYPFSFFALKYITMLITYCSGIPGGMFAPSLSIGAGIGGWVEQFLPHTTPGAVVLLGTVAYFCGVAQAPLTATIIVMEISDNQQVTLALLATSFLAFGVSKMICPRPLYGALADRFMENLDRTPPAEPQEKAPEQKSAHH; encoded by the coding sequence GTGGCCGATACACAGCCCCCTTCTGCTACTGAGCTAAATGCGCCCCACAAGGAGCGCCCCTCGCGTCATGCGCTTCGACACAAAGATCGCATCCATTATCTGCGTCGTTCTGCCCGAAGAACAACCAATCAATGGCGGCGCTCCATCACCTACTGGATCGGTGCAATTCTCATTGGGGTTATTGCTGTTCTTTTCGCTCAGATGGGGGATAAAGCAGCAGATTTACGTACAGAAATTATTAACTGGCACCCTTGGGCGATGCTCTTTGTCGCCCCGCTCGGTATGGCATTTATTACATGGATGACTCGTAGCGTTTTTAAAGGCTCGCAAGGCTCTGGTATTCCACAAACCATTGCTACACTACATATTTCCAATTACACGCTCGTTGATCGTATTCTCAGCCTCAAAATTTCTGTTGGGAAGATCCTTCTTACATGTCTTGGCCTCATCTGCGGCGCTTCTATCGGGCGTGAAGGGCCTAGCGTACAGGTCGGGGCATCGATTATGCATGCCTTCTCACGTTTGCTTGGCCAATCCAACGTTGCGGCCAAACGAAGCATGATCCTTGCAGGAGGTGCCGCTGGTATGGCGGCTGCATTCAACACCCCTCTGGCTGGGATTGTCTTTGCTATTGAAGAGCTATCTCACTCATTCGAACAGCGCACTTCGGGCAGCACTCTCACAATAGTAGTCGTATCTGGTGTGACCGCCATTGCTCTCGTTGGAAACTATACCTATTTTGGCCGCGCGGACGTTGATATTCCTGTAGGAACGGCATGGATTGCTGTTCTCACCTGCGGTATTCTCGGTGGGCTGGCTGGGGGAAGTTTTGCGGCTCTTGTTATCCGTATTTCCAAAGGTCTTCCGGGGTTCTTAGGACGTTTCTCCAAAAATAAGCCCGTTCTCTTCTCTGCCGCTTGCGGACTGCTTATTGCTATCTTTGGTCTTATCTCTCACGGCACAACGTACGGTACAGGCTACCAGCAAGCACGCGGCATCTTTTCTGGGCATGATCATTACCCATTTTCCTTTTTTGCCCTTAAATATATTACAATGCTCATTACCTATTGCTCTGGAATACCCGGTGGTATGTTTGCACCCTCCTTATCTATTGGTGCAGGAATTGGGGGGTGGGTTGAGCAATTCCTTCCACATACCACACCAGGTGCTGTTGTTCTTCTTGGGACTGTGGCTTACTTCTGTGGAGTAGCTCAAGCCCCCCTTACCGCAACCATCATTGTGATGGAAATTAGCGATAATCAACAAGTCACGCTTGCTCTGCTGGCAACATCCTTTTTAGCCTTCGGTGTGTCTAAAATGATCTGTCCTCGCCCTCTTTATGGCGCACTAGCAGATCGCTTTATGGAAAACCTCGACCGCACGCCTCCTGCAGAGCCGCAAGAAAAAGCCCCAGAACAGAAGAGCGCGCATCATTAA